From the genome of Haloferax mediterranei ATCC 33500, one region includes:
- a CDS encoding enoyl-CoA hydratase/isomerase family protein codes for MSDHDESIGEDGEPASVESIAAECETVDVAVDDRIEGVVTVTMNRPDARNALNATLRAELKRVLDAIEESSARVVVLTGADEAKAFVAGADVTELRERDMLEQREASKRPRVYEYVDDLRQPVIARINGHALGGGCELIQACDVRIAHERAKIGQPEINLGIMPGGGGTQRLARLVGEGHAMRLILTGELIPAAEAADIGLVEEVHDDETFDDRVYELAEMMAAKSPVALEFAKKAVKAASRMDLEQGIEYEAELFAQLFGSPDKDEGIDAFFEDREPEWHER; via the coding sequence ATGAGCGACCACGACGAGTCGATAGGCGAAGACGGTGAACCGGCGAGCGTGGAGTCAATCGCTGCCGAGTGCGAGACGGTCGATGTGGCCGTCGATGACCGTATTGAGGGCGTCGTCACGGTGACGATGAACCGACCCGACGCCCGAAACGCGCTAAACGCGACGCTTCGGGCCGAACTCAAGCGCGTCCTCGACGCCATCGAGGAGAGCAGCGCCCGCGTCGTCGTCCTCACGGGGGCGGACGAGGCAAAGGCGTTCGTCGCCGGTGCGGACGTAACGGAACTCCGCGAGCGCGACATGCTCGAACAGCGCGAGGCGAGCAAGCGCCCGCGGGTGTACGAGTACGTCGACGACCTCCGACAGCCGGTTATCGCTCGCATTAACGGGCACGCACTCGGCGGCGGCTGTGAGCTAATTCAGGCTTGCGACGTTCGAATCGCACACGAGCGAGCGAAAATCGGCCAGCCAGAGATTAATCTCGGCATCATGCCCGGCGGCGGCGGCACACAACGCCTCGCCCGCCTCGTCGGCGAAGGGCACGCGATGCGGCTCATCCTAACGGGGGAACTCATCCCGGCCGCAGAAGCGGCGGATATCGGACTCGTCGAGGAGGTTCACGACGACGAGACGTTCGACGACCGAGTGTACGAACTCGCCGAGATGATGGCGGCAAAGAGTCCCGTCGCGCTGGAGTTCGCCAAGAAGGCGGTCAAAGCCGCCTCGCGGATGGACCTCGAACAGGGAATCGAATACGAGGCCGAGTTGTTCGCCCAACTATTCGGGTCACCAGACAAGGACGAAGGCATCGACGCGTTCTTCGAGGACCGGGAACCCGAGTGGCACGAACGATAG
- a CDS encoding thiolase domain-containing protein — translation MRDAYIVGAGQSKYGAFPDESYRSLFATAFEEALDSAGGVEPSAVDEAVVGSLGVGGRQLGLSGPAVTEHVGLHGVPCSRIENACAASGYAVRQAVQAVKSGMADVALAGGYEVMTDMSGDVAKYWLGVSGETEWERLTGTTFSGVYAQMASAYLDTYDASPDHFSKVAVKNHANGAKNPKAHLGFECSLDDARDAPVVADPLNLYHCCPTSDGAAAVIVASEDVASTCDEAIRVAGVGAASERVGLFQRDSYTSIYSSTQAAETAYEMAGLGPDDVDFAEVHDCFAIAELLAYEDLGFCERGGAPELIDEGVTELGGELPVNPSGGLKSKGHPIGATGAGQVVEAFKQLTGHADDRQIPSARVGLTHNVGGSGGAAVVHVLEGGVL, via the coding sequence ATGCGAGATGCGTACATTGTCGGAGCGGGCCAATCGAAATACGGCGCGTTTCCGGACGAGAGTTACCGGTCGCTATTTGCGACGGCCTTCGAGGAGGCGCTCGACAGCGCCGGGGGCGTCGAACCGTCCGCGGTCGACGAGGCGGTCGTCGGGTCACTCGGCGTCGGCGGCCGACAACTCGGCCTGTCGGGACCGGCCGTAACAGAACACGTCGGACTCCACGGTGTCCCCTGTTCTCGAATCGAAAACGCCTGTGCCGCGAGCGGGTACGCGGTCAGACAGGCGGTACAGGCGGTCAAAAGCGGCATGGCCGACGTGGCCCTCGCGGGCGGCTACGAAGTCATGACCGACATGAGCGGCGACGTGGCGAAATACTGGCTCGGCGTCAGCGGCGAAACCGAGTGGGAGCGACTCACCGGCACGACGTTCTCGGGCGTCTACGCGCAGATGGCCTCCGCGTATCTGGACACCTACGACGCCTCGCCGGACCACTTCTCGAAAGTCGCCGTGAAGAACCACGCGAACGGTGCGAAAAACCCGAAGGCGCACCTCGGTTTCGAGTGTTCCCTCGACGACGCCCGAGACGCGCCCGTCGTCGCCGACCCGCTGAATCTGTATCACTGCTGTCCGACCTCCGACGGCGCGGCCGCGGTCATCGTCGCCAGCGAGGACGTGGCCAGCACGTGCGACGAAGCGATTCGCGTCGCGGGCGTCGGTGCCGCCTCCGAGCGCGTCGGACTCTTCCAGCGCGACAGTTACACCTCGATTTACTCGTCAACACAAGCCGCTGAAACAGCCTACGAGATGGCCGGACTCGGTCCCGACGACGTTGACTTCGCGGAGGTACACGACTGCTTTGCCATCGCCGAACTCCTCGCCTACGAGGACCTCGGATTCTGCGAGCGCGGCGGCGCACCCGAACTCATCGACGAGGGAGTGACGGAACTCGGCGGCGAGTTGCCGGTCAATCCCTCCGGCGGCCTGAAGTCGAAGGGACACCCAATCGGCGCGACGGGCGCGGGACAGGTCGTCGAGGCGTTCAAACAACTCACCGGCCACGCGGACGACCGACAGATTCCGAGTGCACGGGTCGGTCTCACGCACAACGTGGGTGGGTCCGGCGGTGCTGCGGTCGTTCACGTCCTCGAAGGGGGTGTGCTATGA
- a CDS encoding 3-hydroxyacyl-CoA dehydrogenase family protein: protein MQVSVLGAGTMGHGIAQVSAMAGHEVTMRDIEMEYVQNGLDAIEENLQGGVDRDKVTPKEMSATLDRISGTTSLDEAVADADLVVEAVPEDMDLKRDTVSEVESLADEETIIASNTSSLSVTEIMSALDRPERGVGLHFFNPVHIMGLVEVVVAEQTDEETLTFANDFVEGIDKTAVQVGDSPGFASSRLGVALGVEAMRMVQEGVASSHDIDDAMELGYNHPMGPIELGDVVGLDVRLGILEYLREELGERFRPPQILKRKVRAGKLGKKTGEGFYVWEDGEIVGVSEDVMGR, encoded by the coding sequence ATGCAAGTGAGTGTACTCGGTGCCGGAACCATGGGACACGGAATCGCACAGGTGTCCGCGATGGCCGGCCACGAGGTGACGATGCGAGATATCGAAATGGAGTACGTCCAGAACGGGCTGGACGCAATCGAGGAGAACCTTCAGGGCGGCGTCGACCGCGACAAGGTGACGCCCAAGGAGATGTCGGCCACGCTCGACCGAATCTCGGGGACGACCTCGCTGGACGAGGCTGTCGCCGACGCCGACCTCGTCGTCGAAGCAGTACCCGAAGACATGGACCTGAAGCGCGACACCGTCAGCGAGGTCGAATCACTCGCCGACGAGGAGACGATTATCGCGTCGAACACGTCGTCGCTCTCGGTGACGGAGATTATGAGCGCCCTCGACCGGCCGGAGCGCGGCGTCGGACTCCACTTCTTCAATCCAGTCCACATCATGGGCCTCGTGGAAGTCGTCGTCGCCGAACAGACCGACGAAGAGACGCTGACGTTCGCAAACGACTTCGTGGAGGGAATCGACAAGACGGCCGTCCAAGTCGGCGATTCGCCCGGGTTTGCCTCGTCGCGTCTCGGCGTCGCACTCGGCGTCGAAGCCATGCGAATGGTTCAGGAAGGCGTCGCCTCATCGCACGACATCGACGACGCGATGGAACTCGGCTACAACCACCCGATGGGTCCAATCGAACTCGGCGACGTGGTCGGTCTCGACGTTCGTCTTGGGATTCTCGAATACCTGCGCGAAGAGTTAGGTGAGCGATTCCGCCCGCCGCAGATTCTCAAGCGGAAGGTCCGCGCTGGCAAGTTAGGCAAGAAGACCGGCGAAGGCTTCTACGTCTGGGAAGACGGCGAAATCGTCGGCGTCAGCGAGGACGTGATGGGCCGATGA
- the trpB gene encoding tryptophan synthase subunit beta, whose protein sequence is MTHGDFDGYGGRYVPEALESALKQLATAYDDISASDDFQAEFRGLLETYAGRATPLYHARNLSERYGADIYLKREDLLHGGAHKINNALGQALLAKKAGKDRLIAETGAGQHGTATAMVGALFNLDTEIYMGKKDVERQQMNVFRMRLMGAEVNEVTRGGSGLADAVDAALEDFAKNIDETHYLVGSVVGPDPFPRMVRDFQSVIGEEAREQFLDRTGELPDAAVACVGGGSNAIGLFHAFRDDNVSFYGAEGGGKGPDSKQHAAPLAKGKDDVIHGMKTRVIDDDVEVHSVSAGLDYPGVGPEHAMFRALGRAEYTGVTDDEALAAFRELSETEGIIPALESSHAVARAIQLAETSEHDTILVNLSGRGDKDMETAAERFSL, encoded by the coding sequence ATGACGCACGGAGATTTCGACGGATACGGCGGGCGATACGTCCCCGAAGCACTCGAATCGGCACTTAAACAGCTCGCGACGGCTTACGACGACATCTCGGCGTCGGACGACTTCCAGGCCGAGTTCCGTGGCTTGCTCGAAACGTACGCGGGACGCGCAACACCGTTGTACCATGCACGGAACCTGAGCGAGCGATACGGTGCGGACATCTACCTCAAACGCGAGGACCTGCTCCACGGCGGCGCGCACAAAATCAACAACGCACTCGGACAGGCGCTCTTGGCGAAGAAAGCCGGTAAGGACCGACTCATCGCCGAAACAGGTGCCGGACAACACGGCACGGCAACTGCGATGGTGGGTGCGCTGTTCAACCTCGACACGGAGATTTACATGGGGAAAAAGGACGTCGAGCGCCAGCAGATGAACGTCTTCCGTATGCGCCTGATGGGGGCCGAAGTGAACGAGGTAACTCGCGGCGGGTCCGGACTCGCCGACGCCGTCGACGCCGCGTTAGAGGACTTCGCGAAGAATATCGACGAGACGCACTACCTCGTCGGAAGCGTCGTCGGCCCGGACCCCTTCCCGCGGATGGTTCGGGACTTCCAGAGCGTCATCGGTGAGGAGGCGCGCGAGCAGTTCCTCGACCGGACGGGCGAACTCCCCGACGCCGCCGTTGCGTGTGTCGGCGGCGGGTCGAACGCCATCGGCCTCTTCCACGCCTTCCGCGACGATAACGTGTCGTTCTACGGGGCTGAAGGAGGCGGTAAGGGGCCCGACTCGAAGCAACACGCTGCACCCCTTGCGAAGGGGAAAGACGACGTTATCCACGGGATGAAAACCCGCGTCATCGACGACGACGTGGAAGTTCACTCGGTCTCCGCCGGGTTGGATTACCCCGGTGTCGGCCCGGAACACGCGATGTTCCGCGCGCTCGGCCGTGCTGAGTACACCGGCGTCACCGACGACGAGGCGCTCGCGGCGTTCCGCGAACTCAGCGAGACCGAAGGCATCATTCCGGCGCTCGAATCCAGTCACGCCGTCGCGCGAGCGATTCAACTCGCGGAAACAAGCGAACACGACACCATCCTCGTCAACCTCTCCGGACGCGGTGACAAGGACATGGAGACCGCGGCGGAGCGATTCAGCCTCTAA
- the paaK gene encoding phenylacetate--CoA ligase PaaK, whose translation MVFDSMEAASRDELREVQNSRLQATVQNAYENVEFYRETFDELGLTPDDIESVDDLSKLPFTTKEDFRDNYPTGMFAVDMEDVIRIHASSGTTGKPKIVSYTQDDLDVWSKAVARCLAAAGIGSDDIVQNAYGYGLFTGGLGLHQGVEELGATVIPIGGGNTQRQVEMMNDLGSDVISCTPSYALYLAEVAEDMGIDIRDLPLRTVIFGAEPCTEPMRNEIEDRLGVTGIDIYGLSEIVGPGVSIECEAQDGLHIWEDYFYPEVIDPNTGDPVEEGEEGELVLTTLAKDALPVLRYRTGDLTTLDYDTCECGRTCVRMDNITGRSDDLIIVRGVNFYPSEVESVVLEFDEIAPHYRIDLRREGNLDQLEVTVELTEDFAGSISDLKNRIGKRLSNVLSFTPDELNLVEYGNIARTEVGKVQRVYDHRGQ comes from the coding sequence ATGGTATTCGATAGCATGGAGGCTGCCTCACGAGACGAACTTCGTGAGGTCCAGAACAGTCGCCTGCAGGCGACGGTGCAGAACGCGTACGAGAACGTCGAGTTCTACCGCGAGACGTTCGACGAGTTGGGTCTCACACCGGACGACATCGAGAGCGTCGACGACCTCTCGAAGCTCCCGTTTACGACGAAAGAGGACTTCCGCGATAACTATCCGACGGGCATGTTCGCCGTCGACATGGAGGACGTAATTCGCATCCACGCCTCCTCCGGGACGACCGGCAAGCCCAAGATTGTCAGCTACACGCAGGACGACCTCGACGTGTGGAGTAAGGCGGTCGCGCGTTGTCTCGCCGCAGCGGGCATCGGCTCAGACGACATCGTCCAGAACGCCTACGGCTACGGTCTCTTCACCGGGGGTCTCGGACTTCACCAGGGCGTCGAAGAACTCGGCGCGACGGTTATCCCAATCGGCGGCGGGAACACGCAGCGGCAAGTCGAGATGATGAACGACCTCGGAAGCGACGTTATCTCCTGTACGCCGTCGTACGCGCTCTACCTCGCCGAAGTCGCCGAAGATATGGGCATCGACATTCGCGACCTCCCGCTTCGAACCGTCATCTTCGGCGCCGAACCGTGTACCGAGCCGATGCGGAACGAAATCGAAGACCGACTCGGCGTGACCGGCATCGACATCTACGGTCTCTCCGAAATCGTCGGTCCCGGTGTCTCCATCGAGTGCGAAGCACAGGACGGGCTTCACATCTGGGAGGATTACTTCTATCCCGAAGTCATCGACCCTAACACGGGCGACCCGGTCGAGGAAGGCGAAGAAGGCGAACTCGTGTTGACGACGCTCGCAAAAGATGCGCTTCCGGTGCTTCGGTACCGGACGGGCGACCTGACGACGCTCGACTACGATACCTGTGAGTGCGGCCGGACCTGCGTCCGTATGGACAACATCACCGGTCGCTCCGACGACCTAATCATCGTCCGCGGGGTGAACTTTTACCCAAGCGAGGTGGAGTCGGTCGTCCTCGAATTCGACGAGATTGCGCCGCACTACCGCATCGACCTTCGGCGCGAGGGGAACCTCGACCAACTGGAGGTTACGGTCGAACTCACGGAGGACTTCGCCGGTTCCATTAGCGACCTCAAAAATCGCATCGGAAAGCGCCTCTCGAACGTCCTGTCGTTCACCCCCGACGAGTTGAATCTCGTCGAGTACGGGAACATCGCCCGAACCGAGGTCGGCAAGGTCCAGCGCGTCTACGACCACCGCGGCCAGTAG
- a CDS encoding thiolase family protein, translating into MSRSTERAVIVDAVRTPQAKKDGGFADVYPEDLVIAVLDALADRTGVSPDEWVDFRLGCANQENEQGRNLARQSLLAGGFPESVPGATLSRLCGSSLTTLNDAARAVESGDGAVYPIAGVEHMSRIPFSDWLHPDLETRYDGGDSLSMGKTAETVARRYDIPREDQDAFALRSHERAIEARKSGRFDAEIVPVETPDGLVEHDEGPREDTSMDVLESLPTVFADDEEASVTPGNASPLTDGAAGALVTSESYAEENDLPVLGRVVSRAVVGVDPEEMGVAPISATRAALDKAGLTVSDLDLVELNEAFASQSLYCKRELGIDEEKLNVNGGAIALGHPLGCSGARIATTLLHELDRRGGRYGLATMCVGFGQGVATVFERQ; encoded by the coding sequence ATGAGCCGTTCCACTGAGCGAGCAGTCATCGTCGACGCAGTTCGAACGCCACAGGCGAAGAAAGACGGCGGTTTCGCGGACGTGTACCCGGAGGATTTGGTTATCGCGGTGTTGGACGCACTTGCAGACCGTACTGGTGTCTCGCCCGACGAGTGGGTCGATTTCCGCCTCGGCTGTGCGAATCAAGAAAACGAACAGGGTCGAAACCTCGCGCGACAGTCGCTTCTCGCCGGGGGCTTCCCCGAGTCGGTTCCGGGCGCGACACTCTCTCGGTTGTGCGGGTCGTCACTAACGACGCTGAACGACGCCGCCCGCGCGGTCGAGTCGGGCGACGGCGCGGTCTATCCTATCGCGGGCGTCGAACACATGTCTCGAATTCCGTTTTCTGACTGGCTCCATCCGGACCTCGAAACGCGGTACGACGGCGGCGACTCGCTTTCGATGGGCAAGACCGCCGAGACGGTCGCCCGGCGATACGACATCCCCCGAGAGGACCAGGATGCGTTCGCTCTCCGCTCGCACGAACGGGCCATTGAGGCTCGTAAATCCGGCCGCTTCGATGCCGAAATCGTTCCTGTCGAAACGCCGGACGGCCTCGTCGAGCACGACGAAGGACCGAGAGAAGACACGTCGATGGACGTGCTCGAATCGCTGCCGACCGTCTTCGCCGACGACGAGGAAGCGTCGGTCACGCCCGGGAACGCCTCTCCACTGACCGATGGGGCCGCGGGCGCGCTCGTCACCTCCGAAAGCTACGCCGAGGAGAACGACCTCCCGGTACTCGGGCGCGTCGTCTCTCGCGCCGTCGTCGGCGTCGACCCCGAAGAGATGGGCGTTGCCCCGATTTCGGCAACCCGCGCGGCGCTCGATAAGGCAGGACTAACCGTCTCCGACCTCGACCTCGTGGAGCTCAACGAGGCGTTCGCCTCTCAGAGTCTCTACTGTAAGCGCGAACTCGGTATCGACGAGGAGAAACTGAACGTCAACGGCGGCGCAATCGCCCTCGGCCACCCGCTCGGGTGCTCCGGCGCGCGCATCGCCACCACGCTCCTGCACGAACTCGACCGCCGCGGCGGCCGGTACGGTCTCGCCACGATGTGCGTCGGGTTCGGACAGGGTGTTGCGACGGTGTTCGAGCGGCAGTGA
- a CDS encoding IclR family transcriptional regulator has protein sequence MADDEQRRPVKTAATSFGILERLKERGPLGPTALASELGLAKSTVHRHLKTLEREGLVVLDDDGYRVGLRLLDFGIYARNQHQFYEVAKPKLEELAEQTGEKVWCVTEEQGRAYHLYGAAGKHSVRTPAREGTRSYLHQLAAGKAILSAFPDERVHEIIDQHGLPEKTPHTITDPGVLFEELETIRERGFALNREEIVPKLHAVGVAVTDQDGYPVGAISISGPSNRLKGDRLTDDLADLLLGAANEVEINLNFS, from the coding sequence ATGGCAGACGACGAACAGCGCCGACCGGTGAAGACGGCAGCGACATCTTTTGGCATCCTCGAACGGCTCAAGGAACGAGGACCGCTCGGACCGACTGCTCTCGCGTCGGAACTCGGGCTTGCGAAAAGCACGGTTCATCGGCACCTGAAGACACTGGAACGAGAGGGACTCGTCGTTCTGGACGACGACGGCTATCGAGTCGGGCTTCGACTCCTCGATTTCGGCATTTACGCGCGTAACCAGCACCAATTCTACGAGGTGGCGAAGCCGAAACTGGAAGAACTCGCCGAGCAGACGGGCGAGAAGGTGTGGTGCGTGACAGAAGAACAGGGACGCGCATACCACCTCTACGGTGCGGCCGGTAAGCACTCGGTTCGGACCCCGGCGAGAGAGGGAACACGGTCGTACCTCCACCAACTCGCCGCCGGAAAGGCGATTCTGTCTGCATTCCCCGACGAGCGAGTCCACGAAATCATCGACCAACACGGTCTTCCGGAGAAGACGCCGCATACGATAACCGACCCGGGCGTACTCTTCGAGGAGTTGGAAACCATTCGCGAACGCGGATTCGCGCTCAACCGCGAGGAAATCGTCCCGAAACTCCACGCCGTCGGTGTCGCCGTCACCGACCAAGATGGCTACCCAGTCGGCGCAATCAGTATCTCCGGCCCGTCGAACCGACTCAAAGGTGACCGTTTGACTGACGACCTCGCCGACCTCCTTCTCGGGGCCGCAAACGAGGTCGAAATAAACCTCAACTTCTCCTGA
- a CDS encoding carbon-nitrogen hydrolase family protein: MSQFVVAACQMDSKDDKQDNLDRALSFVDEAARAGADLVAFPEMVTYMGDRGRYPEVAEPADGPTVKQFAERADKHGIYVHTGSFFEQIPGSERVYNTSAVIGPDGDALDYYRKVHLFDIELEGSVEQRESDYVAPGNDVVTVDTELATLGLSICYDLRFPQQYQTMAQRGANVLLVPSAFTMYTGKDHWKALLRARAIENQAYVVAPAQIGTKPASEPTYGRTVIVDPWGNVVAKAKDREEIATSTIDLDYLDDIRRDMQTLQHARPDVYKNEYENEPSGR; the protein is encoded by the coding sequence ATGTCTCAGTTCGTCGTCGCGGCGTGCCAGATGGATTCGAAGGACGACAAACAGGATAACCTCGACCGGGCGCTCTCGTTCGTGGACGAGGCCGCCCGCGCGGGCGCTGACCTCGTCGCCTTCCCCGAGATGGTGACGTATATGGGCGACAGAGGCCGGTATCCCGAGGTTGCGGAACCCGCGGACGGACCGACAGTCAAGCAGTTCGCCGAGCGAGCCGACAAACACGGTATCTACGTCCACACAGGGAGCTTCTTCGAGCAGATTCCCGGCTCAGAGCGCGTGTACAACACGTCTGCCGTTATCGGACCCGACGGCGACGCACTCGACTACTACCGCAAGGTCCACCTCTTCGACATCGAACTGGAAGGAAGCGTCGAACAGCGAGAATCCGACTACGTGGCTCCCGGAAACGACGTCGTTACCGTGGATACCGAGCTTGCGACGCTCGGCCTCTCGATTTGCTACGACCTCAGATTCCCACAGCAGTACCAGACGATGGCTCAACGAGGGGCAAACGTCCTCCTCGTCCCATCGGCGTTCACCATGTACACGGGGAAAGACCACTGGAAGGCGCTCCTGCGGGCGCGGGCCATCGAGAATCAGGCGTACGTCGTCGCACCCGCACAGATTGGAACCAAACCGGCTTCGGAGCCGACATACGGGCGCACGGTCATCGTCGACCCGTGGGGGAACGTCGTGGCGAAGGCGAAAGACCGAGAGGAAATCGCCACTTCGACTATCGACTTGGACTACCTCGACGACATCCGCCGCGACATGCAGACGCTCCAGCATGCTCGACCAGACGTGTACAAAAACGAATACGAAAATGAACCCTCGGGTCGTTAG
- a CDS encoding cupin domain-containing protein, whose product MHKHASLSNLELHDVEHADAKVRAVGYELRPEKMRPTVWVFEAGGSGPMHRQTEQEELYHVLSGRFEMVFADDDGTVTETLELASGDIVVVSPNEVRQLRCLDAGEVFVVGAPNVKDDGVVVD is encoded by the coding sequence ATGCACAAACACGCCTCCCTCTCGAACCTCGAACTGCACGATGTCGAACACGCGGACGCGAAGGTCCGCGCTGTCGGCTACGAACTCCGCCCCGAGAAGATGCGCCCGACGGTCTGGGTATTCGAGGCGGGTGGTTCCGGACCAATGCACCGCCAGACCGAACAAGAGGAACTGTATCACGTTCTCTCCGGCCGATTCGAGATGGTCTTTGCCGACGACGATGGAACGGTGACCGAGACGCTCGAACTCGCATCCGGAGATATCGTCGTCGTCTCCCCCAACGAAGTGCGGCAACTCCGGTGTCTCGATGCCGGTGAGGTGTTCGTCGTCGGCGCACCGAACGTGAAAGACGACGGTGTGGTCGTGGACTAA
- a CDS encoding zinc ribbon domain-containing protein produces MTGLRIAGVGAYVPRLYVPVSTYRDAWGKSGAAGVERVAVPDADEDTLTMATEASQRALSAADVDASKIEHLAFATTTPPADEEEHTVRLASLLGVGPAVPTRQFGGGTRAGAVALAATLDAEGPALVVVSDSPQGAPESDEAAAAGAGAAALVLAKDGPLSVDGVGEYGEPFPGTRFRQRGSAETESIGITQYERDAYTSSVGGAVEALGTDVSAVDAVALTAPDGKLPYRAAGAVGVPTEKIASGTVVSKTGDAGAAGPFLGLASALESGASSALLVGYGGGAGATAVVLSADSDVPLGAVLEGDTELSYAEALRRRGTITGEEPEGGGAYVSVPTWRQTIPQRHRLVAGRCTDCGALSFPPEGACFDCGSLAGYEDTPLPGTGAVEAATAIGQGGAPPEFVEQQQRSGSFPVAVVAFDGPEDDESVSAPAQVVHSPAGTPAIGDRVEAVPRRIYEQEGVVRYGFKVVPTEVQR; encoded by the coding sequence ATGACTGGACTCCGAATCGCGGGCGTCGGCGCGTACGTGCCGCGTCTGTACGTTCCGGTATCCACCTACCGCGACGCGTGGGGCAAGAGCGGTGCCGCAGGCGTCGAGCGGGTCGCTGTGCCCGACGCCGACGAGGACACGCTCACCATGGCGACGGAAGCGAGCCAGCGCGCGCTCAGCGCCGCCGACGTGGACGCGAGCAAAATCGAACACCTTGCGTTCGCCACCACCACGCCACCAGCAGACGAAGAAGAACACACTGTCCGGCTCGCTTCGCTACTCGGCGTCGGCCCCGCGGTTCCGACGCGACAGTTCGGCGGCGGAACCCGCGCCGGTGCAGTCGCACTCGCGGCCACACTTGACGCGGAGGGGCCAGCACTCGTCGTCGTTTCCGACAGCCCGCAGGGCGCACCCGAAAGCGACGAAGCGGCCGCAGCCGGGGCAGGTGCCGCCGCGCTCGTGCTCGCCAAAGACGGGCCGCTATCCGTGGACGGAGTCGGCGAGTACGGCGAACCCTTCCCGGGAACTCGGTTCCGCCAACGCGGGAGCGCCGAGACGGAATCCATCGGCATCACGCAGTACGAGCGCGACGCCTACACCAGTTCCGTCGGCGGTGCGGTCGAAGCCCTCGGAACCGACGTGTCGGCTGTCGATGCCGTCGCACTCACCGCTCCGGATGGCAAGCTCCCGTACCGCGCGGCAGGTGCGGTCGGCGTGCCTACCGAGAAAATCGCGTCGGGAACTGTCGTCTCCAAGACCGGCGATGCGGGTGCTGCAGGACCGTTCCTCGGACTCGCTTCGGCGCTCGAATCGGGCGCATCGTCGGCCCTCCTCGTCGGTTACGGCGGTGGCGCTGGGGCGACAGCGGTGGTGCTTTCCGCAGATAGCGACGTGCCGCTTGGTGCGGTGCTCGAAGGCGACACGGAACTGTCCTACGCCGAAGCGCTTCGCCGTCGCGGAACGATAACGGGTGAAGAACCGGAGGGCGGCGGCGCGTACGTGAGCGTCCCGACGTGGCGACAGACGATTCCGCAGCGCCACAGACTCGTCGCCGGGCGGTGTACCGACTGCGGCGCACTCTCGTTCCCGCCGGAGGGGGCGTGCTTCGACTGCGGGTCGCTCGCCGGATACGAAGATACGCCGCTTCCCGGGACGGGAGCGGTCGAAGCCGCGACGGCCATCGGGCAGGGCGGCGCACCGCCCGAGTTCGTCGAACAACAGCAACGCTCCGGGTCGTTCCCGGTCGCCGTCGTCGCGTTCGACGGCCCGGAAGACGACGAGTCGGTGAGTGCACCCGCACAAGTCGTTCACTCGCCCGCCGGAACACCCGCTATCGGCGACCGAGTCGAGGCGGTCCCGCGCCGCATCTACGAACAGGAAGGCGTCGTCCGGTACGGGTTCAAGGTCGTGCCAACCGAGGTACAGCGGTAG
- a CDS encoding EthD family reductase has protein sequence MIKLVNLVVRADEYSHEEFVERWMGSHADIAKELPGLQKYVTSLPANPERSEYDGIVELYFEDMGALKAAFDSDIGKEVNADAAEFIDMEQGPTLYVEETVQLDRS, from the coding sequence ATGATTAAACTGGTGAATCTAGTCGTCCGAGCGGACGAGTACAGTCACGAGGAGTTCGTCGAGCGCTGGATGGGTTCGCACGCCGACATCGCGAAAGAACTCCCCGGCTTACAGAAATACGTAACGAGCCTTCCAGCAAACCCCGAGCGGTCCGAGTACGACGGTATCGTCGAACTCTACTTCGAGGATATGGGCGCGTTGAAGGCGGCGTTCGACTCCGACATCGGCAAAGAGGTGAACGCCGACGCCGCCGAGTTCATCGACATGGAACAGGGCCCGACGCTCTACGTCGAAGAGACGGTCCAACTCGACAGGTCGTGA